In Dromiciops gliroides isolate mDroGli1 chromosome 4, mDroGli1.pri, whole genome shotgun sequence, one DNA window encodes the following:
- the LOC122754890 gene encoding olfactory receptor 2T11-like encodes MKPENQTSSSDFILLGLLVDKKVTGVVFAIIFSIFVVALTANMVMIFLIQVDSHLHTPMYFLLSQLSIMDTLFICTTVPKLLVDMVSEEKTISFVGCGIQIFLYLTMIGSEFFLLGLMAYDRYVAVCNPLRYPVLMNRRMCLLLAAGSWFGGSLDGFLLTPITMNVPYCDSQTINHFFCEIPAILKLACADTSLYETLMYICCVLMLLIPISIISTSYSLILLTVHRMHSSESQKKAFTTCSSHLTVVSIIYGAAFYTYVLPISYHTPEKDKVVSAFYTIVTPMLNPLIYSLRNKDVMGALKKVLLKCSPIQKITASDA; translated from the coding sequence ATGAAACCAGAGAATCAAACTTCATCCTCAGACTTCATCTTGTTGGGCCTCCTTGTGGACAAGAAGGTCACAGGAGTGGTCTTTGCTATAATCTTTTCCATCTTTGTGGTGGCTCTAACAGCCAATATGGTTATGATATTCCTAATTCAAGTGGACTCCCATCTACATACCCCCATGTACTTCCTGCTTAGCCAGCTCTCTATTATGGATACCCTCTTCATTTGCACCACTGTGCCTAAGCTCCTGGTAGACATGGTATCTGAGGAAAAAACAATTTCCTTTGTGGGTTGTggaattcagatttttctttatCTGACCATGATTGGTTCTGAGTTTTTTCTCCTGGGGCTCATGGCTTATGACCGTTATGTGGCTGTCTGTAATCCCTTGAGATACCCAGTCCTCATGAACCGTAGAATGTGTCTTCTTTTGGCTGCAGGTTCCTGGTTTGGTGGTTCCTTGGATGGTTTCCTCCTCACACCCATCACAATGAATGTCCCTTACTGTGACTCTCAAACCATCAATCATTTCTTCTGTGAGATCCCTGCAATCCTCAAACTAGCCTGTGCAGACACATCCCTCTATGAAACCCTcatgtatatatgttgtgtgtTAATGCTGCTCATTcccatctctatcatctctacctCCTACTCTCTCATCTTGCTCACAGTACACCGTATGCATTCATCAGAAAGTCAAAAGAAAGCCTTTACCACATGTTCTTCCCACCTGACTGTGGTCAGCATCATCTATGGAGCTGCATTCTATACATATGTGCTGCCTATATCCTACCATACCCCTGAGAAGGACAAGGTGGTATCAGCCTTTTATACCATCGTTACACCCATGCTTAACCCTTTGATCTATAGTCTCAGGAACAAGGATGTCATGGGAGCACTGAAGAAAGTCTTATTAAAATGTTCCCCCATACAgaaaattacagcaagtgatgCTTAA